A stretch of the Mesorhizobium sp. Pch-S genome encodes the following:
- a CDS encoding GFA family protein, which yields MAMKTYNGSCHCGAVKYEATVDLDHTVSCNCSRCGRLGSILTFAPAENFTLLSGEDVLTDYLFNKHVIHHLFCRVCGIESFARGTKPDGTASVAINARCLEGVEPDALTPQKFNGRDR from the coding sequence ATGGCGATGAAGACATACAATGGCAGTTGTCACTGCGGCGCTGTGAAATATGAGGCGACCGTCGATCTCGACCACACGGTATCCTGCAATTGCTCACGCTGCGGCAGGTTGGGCAGCATCCTGACTTTCGCCCCGGCAGAGAACTTCACCCTGCTTTCGGGTGAGGATGTGCTGACCGACTACCTCTTCAACAAGCATGTCATCCATCACCTGTTCTGCCGGGTCTGCGGCATCGAATCCTTCGCCCGCGGAACCAAGCCTGACGGTACGGCATCGGTTGCCATCAACGCACGCTGCCTCGAAGGGGTCGAACCCGACGCGCTGACGCCGCAGAAGTTCAACGGGCGCGACCGTTAA
- a CDS encoding DUF1272 domain-containing protein, which yields MLELRPGCECCDRNLPPDATDAMICTFECTFCADCVETVLKGVCPNCGGNFSVRPIRPAALLQKYPASTRRVFKAEGCTPRADAA from the coding sequence ATGCTCGAACTGCGCCCCGGATGCGAATGCTGCGACAGGAATTTGCCACCCGACGCCACCGACGCGATGATCTGCACCTTCGAATGCACCTTCTGCGCGGATTGCGTCGAGACGGTGCTGAAGGGTGTCTGCCCGAACTGCGGCGGCAATTTCTCGGTGCGGCCGATCCGGCCGGCGGCACTCCTGCAGAAATACCCGGCATCGACCAGGCGCGTGTTCAAGGCGGAAGGCTGCACGCCTCGCGCCGACGCGGCCTGA
- a CDS encoding acyl carrier protein, with product MADELANEIIAKIKAHAEPGGEEITTNTELTALGIHSLELTEIIFDLEEAYGIEIEMNTVDAWSNLKNVGDMVEAVRALIVKKA from the coding sequence ATGGCTGACGAATTGGCAAACGAGATCATCGCTAAGATCAAGGCTCACGCCGAGCCTGGCGGCGAGGAGATCACGACCAATACCGAGCTGACGGCGCTCGGCATCCATTCGCTCGAGCTTACCGAAATCATCTTCGACCTCGAGGAAGCCTACGGCATCGAAATCGAGATGAACACGGTCGATGCCTGGAGCAACCTCAAGAATGTCGGCGACATGGTCGAGGCGGTTCGCGCGCTGATCGTGAAGAAAGCCTGA